One window of the Anaerosporomusa subterranea genome contains the following:
- a CDS encoding tripartite tricarboxylate transporter TctB family protein, with protein MTKYERATGLFLIALGVAVMYYAMTALSLGTMQEPGPGFFPVVCGIGIVILCVIWFAGNRKPVTQSEPFWEAGQWVAPAISTLIITVYTALMEPLGYMLSTFIFLVAWQFAIEREKWLKTGAIAVIGTVAMYAIFSYLLRVPLPEGLLI; from the coding sequence ATGACGAAATACGAACGCGCAACAGGCTTATTCCTCATAGCACTTGGTGTTGCTGTGATGTATTATGCGATGACTGCATTGTCGCTCGGCACAATGCAAGAACCCGGCCCGGGTTTTTTCCCGGTTGTATGCGGAATCGGAATCGTGATTTTATGTGTAATATGGTTCGCAGGAAACCGCAAGCCAGTGACACAATCTGAGCCGTTTTGGGAAGCTGGTCAATGGGTAGCGCCTGCCATCTCTACTTTGATCATCACTGTCTATACAGCATTGATGGAACCTCTAGGTTATATGCTGTCCACGTTTATTTTTCTTGTTGCTTGGCAATTCGCTATTGAACGTGAAAAATGGCTAAAGACCGGGGCAATCGCGGTCATCGGCACCGTGGCTATGTATGCGATCTTTTCTTATTTGTTACGAGTACCGCTGCCAGAAGGATTGCTGATTTGA
- the garR gene encoding 2-hydroxy-3-oxopropionate reductase translates to MSTIGFIGLGIMGKPMSKNLLKAGYKLLVMDKNQSAVAEVVAAGASAAATAKEVAEQCDVIITMLPNSPHVKEVVLGENGIIDGAKPGTVVIDMSSIAPLVSREVADKLRVKGVEMLDAPVSGGEPKAIEGTLSVMVGGKQEVFEKCYPIMKAMAGSVVLTGDVGAGNVTKLANQVIVALNIAAMSEALVLAAKAGVEPELVYQAIRGGLAGSTVLDAKAPLVMDRKFNPGFRINLHIKDLQNVLDTSHEVGVSLPLTAAVMEIMQALKVDGMGDNDHGALIRYYEKMAQIEVKR, encoded by the coding sequence ATGTCAACAATCGGATTTATTGGTTTGGGCATCATGGGAAAGCCAATGAGTAAAAACTTGCTCAAGGCTGGTTACAAACTGCTGGTAATGGATAAAAATCAAAGTGCAGTGGCTGAAGTCGTCGCTGCGGGCGCGTCAGCGGCTGCAACGGCGAAAGAAGTTGCCGAACAATGCGATGTTATCATTACTATGCTGCCGAATTCTCCCCATGTGAAAGAAGTAGTCTTAGGCGAGAACGGGATCATTGATGGCGCAAAACCAGGAACGGTCGTTATTGATATGTCTTCCATCGCACCTCTGGTCAGCCGCGAGGTCGCAGACAAGCTGAGAGTTAAGGGCGTTGAAATGCTTGACGCACCGGTCAGCGGCGGCGAACCGAAAGCTATTGAAGGCACTCTGTCAGTCATGGTTGGCGGTAAACAGGAAGTCTTTGAAAAATGTTACCCGATCATGAAAGCCATGGCCGGTTCGGTGGTACTTACCGGTGATGTGGGCGCTGGCAATGTGACTAAACTTGCCAACCAAGTAATCGTTGCTCTGAATATTGCCGCCATGTCAGAAGCGCTGGTACTGGCAGCAAAAGCTGGCGTCGAGCCTGAACTAGTATATCAAGCGATTCGCGGCGGGTTGGCTGGCAGTACTGTGCTTGACGCCAAAGCTCCGTTGGTGATGGATCGCAAGTTTAACCCAGGCTTTCGGATTAACTTGCATATCAAAGATCTGCAGAATGTCCTTGATACTTCGCACGAAGTGGGTGTGTCCCTACCTCTGACAGCTGCGGTTATGGAAATCATGCAAGCGCTGAAAGTGGACGGCATGGGAGACAATGACCACGGCGCCCTTATTCGTTATTATGAAAAAATGGCGCAGATCGAAGTGAAACGGTAG